TTGTAGTTTTCTCCATCATAGGATCGGCCGGTGATCGGCTCGTCGATGAACTGGAACCAGTGACAGCCGACGAACGACGGGTGGTCGAGCACGCTCTGAACGTAGGTCGCGTAGGCCGCCGCTCGTTCCTCCTGGGAGCCGGTCGGCACCAGTCCGGTGTGGAACATACCGCGGTCGAGGGCTCCGAAATGGAACTCGCCGATGATCGCCGGCTTGTCGATCTTCTCCAGGAACGACCACTCGGCCGGGTCGACGGACTTCTTGTAGATGTTGAAGCTGACGACGTCGCAAATCTCGCCGGCGGCCTCGATCGCCTCGGGCGTCTTCCAGGCGAAGCGGCAGCCCATGTAGAGGTGGTTCGGGTCGGCCTTCTTCAACTCGTCGCGGATCGTCTTGAAGTAGGCGCGGGCGAACTCCTTGACGAAGCCGCGAAGGTCGTCGTGGAACGCCTTCGTCCACGAGGAAGGCTCGCCCTGGGGCTTCCACGAGGCGTCGAGCGCGAACCAATCCTTGAAGTCGGTCTTCCAGGCAGAGTTCAGGCGGGCGACCTCGCCGTACTGCTTCTTGAGACGGTCGACCAGGGCCCGCTTGGCGGGAGATGAGACGGCGGATCCGTCGAGCGTTCCGAGCGCCAGGCCGACGCGGCCGCGATCGCCCGCTCCTCCCCAGCTCAGCTCGTTGTCGACGAAGTAGCCAAGGCACCAGGGATCGCCCTTGGTCGAGGTGGTTCCCTCGGCCACGCTACGGCGGACGGCCTCGGCGAACTTCGGGTCGAAGGGGTCTTTCATCTTGCCCCAGTAGTCGTCGCCGCTGGAGATCGTGGCCATGTCGCCGTAGACGCCGAGCGTCGCGACATAAGGCATCCGCTGCTTCCGGGCGAGGCGCACGTCCGACCAGTTGCCGATCGTGTTGAACCCCCACGAGGAAAGCCGCTTGAGCGAGGCGTCGGCCCAGGGCTCGAACGTCTCAGTGCCGTAGAGACGGACGAGGTTCGCCTGGTAGAAGCTGAAGGTCTCCCCCTTCTTGACCGGCCCGGAGTGGACGTTGGTGACCCGACCGAAACCTCGAGCCAGCGGCTCGCCCGTCTTCGGCAGCCAGGTGAAGAGGTTCTCGCGGCCGGTGACGATCGTCGCCACGTCGTTCATTCGGACGCAGTCCGCTCCCATTGAGAAGAAGAGCGAACCTTCAGGGTCGACGAGCCACCAACGGCCGTCGCGTTTGGCGGCGTGGAAGAATCCGGTCGCCTTCTCCTTCGGCCCGGACCGCCAACCGCCGTACTGGTTGCGATCCGCCGGCGCGGGGTGGGCGGCGACGTCGGCGAGGTCGGCCTTGTGCAGGGTCTTCAACTCGGACTCGGAGTGGACCTTGCCGGGCCAATCGGCCTCGGTGTACTGGCCGAAGGCGTCGACGATCCCGGTGATCGACGCGGCCGGTGCGAACTCGGCCGAGCGGATCTCCAGCGTCCGCGGAGTCTTCGGGGCGTGAAGGAAGACCTGGACGGCGACGACGTGGCCGAGGTTCAGCGACTCGTCGCCGTGGAGGGCGAGGACCTGCTCCCCCTTTCGGCCGGGGAGCCCGCGCATGCCCAGCGACATCGGCCCCTCTTTACCCAGCTCGATCGCGAAGACGCCGGCTTCGCCTCCCCTGAGTCGTCCCTGGGCGGTCCGGCAGTGGTGAATGCCGTCGGCCTTCGGGTCGTCGTCGATGCGGACGCCGAATTCGACCTCCTCGGCCCCCGGATTCTTGAGGTCGAGGACCAGCCGGCCCGCTCCCGTCCAGGAAAAGGGCGCATCTCCGGCGTCGATTCGCGCGTTGGGCCATTCCGCGGTCTGAAACGTAATTCGGACGCCCCGAGGCGTGCCGGCGAGCGGCTCAACCGTCGCGCGGTTCCCCTTGAACGAGCGAAGACTCAGGTCAGGCTTGGCGGCGGCGAGGACGATGGTCGGCGTAAGAGCCATCAGGGCGAGAGGGACGATCCCGAACAGGCGAGGGTTCATGACGTCTTCCCGAATCTGGGCGAGGAGGGCCGGGTCGACGACCCGGGACGCCGCGGGGGACGAGAAGGCCCGTGCGCGGCGTCCCACCGATTATACCGGTTGGAGAACCGCGAAACCTGGGTCCGGTCCCCTCCCTGAGGTGGTGTCCTCTCAGCCTCCCGTGGATATGATGATAGAGTCGATGGTCGCCCTGGGACGGAGCCGAAAGAAGAGAATTCGCATGATGATGTCTCGGCTGAAGGAGGCGACGCGTCTCCATCACGAAGCCGTCGAGACCCGGTTGGGCTCGTACCGGCTGACGCGCTCGCTCGACGGCTACAAACGCGTCCTTCGGCGGTTTCTGGGCTTCCATCGCCCCGTGGAGGACGCGCTCGTCAAGATCCCCGGCTGGCCGGCCGTCGGGATCAACCCCGACGAACGGCGCAAGGCTCATCTGCTGGAGGCCGACCTGCGGACTCTCGGAGTCTCCGAGTCGGAACTCGCCGCTCAGCCCAACTGTCCGTTCCCGCCGCCGCTGACCAGCCTTCCGGAAGCCCTCGGCGTCATGTACGTCCTGGAGGGTTCGACGCTCGGCGGTCAATACATGCGAAAGCTCGTGCGCGAGACGCTGGGCCTGACGCCGGAGTCCGGCTGCGCCTACTTCGCCAGCTACGGCGAGAGCGTCGGCCCCATGTGGAAGGCGTTCGGCGCCGCGGTCGACGCCTTCGCGACGACCGACGAAATCCGCGCGACGATCGAGCGGTCGGCCGTCGCGACTTTCGAGGCCGTCGACGGTTGGTTCGCCGAAGGCCTCGCCTCGGACCGGTCTGCGTCCTAGGTTTATGACGTCGTCATCCCCTGTTGGGGCTTGAGCAGAGAACCTCGACGACGGCATACTGTTTTTCTCGCGGCCCGGCGAAACGACGATGCGGGCGGCCAACAAATCGTCGCGCCGCGCGATCAACGGGGACGCGCCGGCCGGCTTCCGAGGTTCCTCTCCATAATTCCTTTGGAGAATGCATGGTCGGCCAAACGAACCTCCTCGACAAACTCAAGGAACTCGCCCGCAACCTCTGGTGGTGTTGGCAGGCCAACGCCATCGACCTGTTCCGCGAGTTGGACCCGATCCTGTGGCGCGAGGTCGACCACAACCCGGTCGAGTTCCTCCAGCGGCTACCGGCCGATCAGCTTGAGAAGCGGGCCGCCGAGATGGCCTTGGACTCCCGGATCGACTCGGCGTTCCGACGTCTCTCCGAATACCTCAAGGACGCCGACTCCTGGGGGTCGATCCACGCGACGATCCTCCGGGCCCGGCCGGTGGCCTATTTCTCAGCGGAATTCGGCCTGCACGAGAGCCTGCCGATCTACTCCGGCGGTCTGGGCGTCCTGGCCGGCGACCACCTCAAGAGCGCCAGCGATCTGGGCATCCCGCTGATCGGGGTGGGCCTGCTGTACAACCAGGGCTACTTCCGCCAGTCGCTCGACGCCAACGGCTGGCAGCAGGAAAGCTATCTGAACACGGACGTGGAGAAGCTCCCGATCGAGCCGGCCGTCGCCGCCGACGGGTCCCCCCTGCGCGTGGCCGTGGAAACCACCAACGGCACGCTCCACGCCAAGGTGTGGCGGGTCGAGGTCGGCCGGACGACCCTGCTGCTGCTGGACGCGAACGTCCCCGAGAACAACGAGTCCGACCGCCAGCTCACCGCCCGACTCTACGGCGGCGACGCCCGGACCCGCATCCGGCAGGAGCTGCTGCTGGGCGTCGGCGGCGTGCGGGCGATCCGAGCCTTCGGGATTCGGCCGTCGGTCCTCCACCTCAACGAAGGGCATAGCGCGTTCGCCGTGCTGGAGAAGATCCGCGAGTTGATGGAGGAGACTGGCCTCCCCTTCGGCGAGGTCCTCCGCGACGTCGCCCAGATGACGGTCTTCACCACCCACACCCCCGTCGCCGCCGGCCACGACCGCTTCCCTCCTCAACTCGTCGAGGAGCACCTGGGCCGCATTCGCGAGGCGCTCAACCTCTCGTACGACGACTTCATGGGGCTGGGCCGGGTCTACCCCCACGACCTCAACGAGCTCTTCACGATGACCGTGCTGGCCCTGAAGCTCTCGCGTTACGCCAACGGCGTCAGCGCGTTGCACGGGGTCGTCTCGCGCCGGATGTGGCACCCGCTCTACGCAAACCTCCCCGAAGAGAACGTCCCGATCGGCCACATCACGAACGGCGTCCACGTTCAGACGTGGATCGCCCCCCAGGTGGCGCGGCTGTTCAACCGCCATCTCGGGATCGATTGGGCCAAGCGCCAGCGCTACGCCGAGACGTGGACGGCCATCGACAAGGTCGACGACGGCGAGCTGAATGAAACGCAGCAGATCCTCAAGGCCCGGCTGATCCACTTCGTCCGCAGCCGCCTGGCCGCCCAGGCCAAGAAGCGCGGCGAACCGGATGCGACGGTCGAGCGGTTCGCCAACGTCCTGGACCAGAACACGCTGACGATCGGCTTCGCCCGCCGGTTCGCGACCTACAAGCGGGCCGGCCTGGTGCTCCAGGACATCGACCGGATGGTCGACATCATCCGGAACGCCGAGAAGCCCATCCAGTTCGTCTTCGCGGGCAAGGCCCACCCTGAGGACCGGATGGGCAAGGAGCTGATCCAGTACATCGTCAAGAACGCCTGGGACAGTCGGTTCCGCAACAACATCGTGTTCGTGGAAGACTACGACATGAACGTCGCCCGCCACCTGGTTCAGGGGGTCGACGTCTGGCTGAACAATCCTCGACGGCCGCAGGAGGCCAGCGGCACCTCGGGTGAGAAGGCCGTGCTCAACGGCGCCTTGAACTTCTCGATCCTCGACGGCTGGTGGGCCGAGGCTTACGACGGCGCCAACGGCTTCGCGATCGGACACGGCACGACCCACGCGTCGATCCAGGTCCAGGACGAGCGCGACCACGCCTCGCTCCTCGAAGTGTTGACCACCAAGGTCGTCCCCACCTTCTACGACCGCGACGCCGAGGGCCTGCCTCGGAAGTGGCTGGCGATGCAGAAGCACGCCTTCCGCACGCTGGCCTGGAAGTTCAACGCCGACCGCATGGTCATGGACTACGTCAAGCGGAGCTACCTGCCGGCGGCCGGCGGCGTCGCCTGCCTGTGATCCCATCCCAGGGCGCGGCGGCCGGGTCCTTCCCGGCCGCCGACAGCCCACGGCACCCTTCACTTGAACCCAAGCCGCCGCGCGTCGGCGAGGGTGGATCGCCCCCATGAGCAGCAGCCAGGGCTTTATCGGCGAACAGCTCGGCTCGTTTCGACTCGAACAGGTCCTGGGCTCCGGCGCGATGGGCGTCGTCTACAAGGCGACGCACGAGACCACCGGCCGGCCGGCGGCGGTGAAGGTCATCCAGGGCGAGGTGGCTTCCAACACCAAGATGCTTGAGCGGTTCAACCGCGAAGCCGAGATCGTCAAGCAATTCCGCCACCCCAACATCGTCCGCTGGCTGGCCACCGGCAAGTTTCGCGGCACCTACTACTTCGCCATGGAGTACGTCGAGGGCGTCACCCTCGACCGGCTTCTCCAGGAGCGCGGAGACCTCCCCTGGCGCGTCGTCGTCGACCTGGGGATCCAGATCTGCGACGCCCTTCAGTACGCCCATCAGCAGGGGATCGTCCACCGCGACCTCAAGCCGTCGAACCTGATGGTGACGAAGGAAGGTCGGATCAAGCTGACCGACTTCGGGATCGCCAAGGACCTCGACCGCACGGCGTTGACGCTTCCCGGCCGGACCCTGGGAACCGCCGCCTACATGGCGCCGGAGCAGATCCGGGGCACTCCGGCCGTCAGCCACAAGACCGACCTCTACGCTCTGGGGGCCCTGCTCTACCAGATGCTCGTCGGCCAGCCCCCCTTCTCCGGGGCGACGGCCATGATGCTGATGCACTGCCATCTCAACGAGACGCCCCCCCGCCCCAGCGCCAAGGTCCAGGAGATCCCCAAGGCTCTCGACAACGTCGTCGTCTCGCTCATGGCCAAGGCCCCGGCCGACCGCCCCTGGGACGCCGAGGCCGTCGCCGTGATCCTCCGCGACCTGCGCGACAAGGACGAGAAAAAGGAGAAGGTGGCGATGGTCTGGCCCGAGCCTGGCTCGGCCGCCGCCAACCCGACCCGCGCTGGGATGGAAGTTCA
The Paludisphaera rhizosphaerae DNA segment above includes these coding regions:
- a CDS encoding biliverdin-producing heme oxygenase translates to MMMSRLKEATRLHHEAVETRLGSYRLTRSLDGYKRVLRRFLGFHRPVEDALVKIPGWPAVGINPDERRKAHLLEADLRTLGVSESELAAQPNCPFPPPLTSLPEALGVMYVLEGSTLGGQYMRKLVRETLGLTPESGCAYFASYGESVGPMWKAFGAAVDAFATTDEIRATIERSAVATFEAVDGWFAEGLASDRSAS
- the glgP gene encoding alpha-glucan family phosphorylase — protein: MVGQTNLLDKLKELARNLWWCWQANAIDLFRELDPILWREVDHNPVEFLQRLPADQLEKRAAEMALDSRIDSAFRRLSEYLKDADSWGSIHATILRARPVAYFSAEFGLHESLPIYSGGLGVLAGDHLKSASDLGIPLIGVGLLYNQGYFRQSLDANGWQQESYLNTDVEKLPIEPAVAADGSPLRVAVETTNGTLHAKVWRVEVGRTTLLLLDANVPENNESDRQLTARLYGGDARTRIRQELLLGVGGVRAIRAFGIRPSVLHLNEGHSAFAVLEKIRELMEETGLPFGEVLRDVAQMTVFTTHTPVAAGHDRFPPQLVEEHLGRIREALNLSYDDFMGLGRVYPHDLNELFTMTVLALKLSRYANGVSALHGVVSRRMWHPLYANLPEENVPIGHITNGVHVQTWIAPQVARLFNRHLGIDWAKRQRYAETWTAIDKVDDGELNETQQILKARLIHFVRSRLAAQAKKRGEPDATVERFANVLDQNTLTIGFARRFATYKRAGLVLQDIDRMVDIIRNAEKPIQFVFAGKAHPEDRMGKELIQYIVKNAWDSRFRNNIVFVEDYDMNVARHLVQGVDVWLNNPRRPQEASGTSGEKAVLNGALNFSILDGWWAEAYDGANGFAIGHGTTHASIQVQDERDHASLLEVLTTKVVPTFYDRDAEGLPRKWLAMQKHAFRTLAWKFNADRMVMDYVKRSYLPAAGGVACL
- a CDS encoding serine/threonine-protein kinase, whose product is MSSSQGFIGEQLGSFRLEQVLGSGAMGVVYKATHETTGRPAAVKVIQGEVASNTKMLERFNREAEIVKQFRHPNIVRWLATGKFRGTYYFAMEYVEGVTLDRLLQERGDLPWRVVVDLGIQICDALQYAHQQGIVHRDLKPSNLMVTKEGRIKLTDFGIAKDLDRTALTLPGRTLGTAAYMAPEQIRGTPAVSHKTDLYALGALLYQMLVGQPPFSGATAMMLMHCHLNETPPRPSAKVQEIPKALDNVVVSLMAKAPADRPWDAEAVAVILRDLRDKDEKKEKVAMVWPEPGSAAANPTRAGMEVQTSRPNAKTGGKKKTKSSTLAAIGNEGAGFFTPERLQIGGPILGMLVIAGIIAYGVWPPSAEYLYKHAEPLMASSRRSDWITALSEYVDPLDSRFPNHPYREQTKAWRDKIIIDEAEGRARMLASATATPFSQPQTNGERQFAAFNALASKSEAGGDEVSAERFWREMAGVLSPDDPDDRKWSLLAAKRADELAAKIKTRREYVESMLRRAVAALQAGRPTEAIQIQAMLREQYGRFTDLGDLFTPQPQETEPPAAPDTPAPAPAEAAAPKSE